In Candidatus Methanosphaera massiliense, the following are encoded in one genomic region:
- the mtaC gene encoding methanol--corrinoid protein MtaC — protein MSESPLAKYDEEVFGGDNGYEDIAVRYNVKIEGPALKPEDDPEVAEILPSEEGIKRELALTVLYGDKDACDAKVQEALDADADPIDLINNALMKGMDGVSALYTKGEFFLPDLMLAGDAMMSGVALCEKKLGHKSDTKAPVMTFAVEGDPHDIGKNLIVMFLNANGYDAIDLGRDVPTTEVVKQAKENKPVLMTATALMTTTMTEFSKIVAALQEAGIDTPVGCGGGAVRRDFVEESPQTFYGVEAYHVPKIADAIVDEGKTWEDIRKEYSDIVGEYVAAYS, from the coding sequence ATGTCTGAAAGTCCATTAGCAAAATATGATGAAGAAGTATTCGGAGGAGACAACGGATACGAAGATATCGCAGTAAGATACAACGTAAAAATAGAAGGTCCAGCTCTCAAACCTGAAGATGACCCAGAAGTTGCAGAAATCTTACCTTCAGAAGAAGGAATTAAAAGAGAATTAGCATTAACCGTACTATACGGTGACAAAGATGCATGTGATGCTAAAGTTCAAGAAGCTTTAGATGCAGATGCAGATCCAATAGACCTTATTAACAATGCTTTAATGAAAGGTATGGATGGTGTAAGTGCATTATATACTAAAGGTGAATTCTTCTTACCTGATTTAATGCTTGCTGGTGACGCAATGATGTCTGGTGTAGCTCTTTGTGAGAAAAAATTAGGACACAAATCCGATACAAAAGCACCTGTAATGACATTTGCTGTAGAAGGAGACCCACACGATATTGGTAAAAACCTAATTGTTATGTTCTTAAACGCTAACGGTTACGATGCAATAGACCTTGGTCGTGACGTACCTACAACAGAAGTTGTAAAACAAGCAAAAGAAAACAAACCAGTTCTCATGACAGCAACAGCTTTAATGACAACAACCATGACAGAATTCTCAAAAATTGTAGCTGCATTACAAGAAGCAGGTATAGACACACCTGTTGGATGTGGTGGAGGAGCTGTACGTCGTGACTTCGTAGAAGAAAGTCCACAAACTTTCTACGGTGTAGAAGCATACCACGTACCAAAAATTGCAGATGCAATTGTAGATGAAGGTAAAACTTGGGAAGATATCAGAAAAGAATACTCTGACATTGTTGGAGAATATGTAGCTGCATACTCCTAG
- a CDS encoding methylamine methyltransferase corrinoid protein reductive activase, whose translation MVEYAIAMDIGTSGIRAQAIDISDNSTISTTVTLRHPIPGANVMDHLHFAVNVGREQAHQLIMEAVNKVVDNLGVDKSKIVRFAVCGNPIQLSLFQDIEIRDLAFWGTNAVERMHITPPKRNAQTIKPGDIGLDINPDADVYIPPAIKHEIGADALAMLVKSDVINKEGIYLVSDFGTNAEIALVIDGEIYSCSAAAGPAMEGQAIECGMLASPGAISDVIPEGDDWRNEVLNNDLKVEDCDLINVKTGEVVEPGKTDTKARGITGTGVIAAYSVGTEQGVISIPKINTPDEKINLQDDVYLSEKDLTEIGKALGAFRAAHITLCVEAGIDLEDIDGVYMAGASGFYVDPLKSLTVGQIPACSWDIYQIGNTSLAMARDIVENPDLLQELQEIADNMRGNHITLATSEIFEKIYGLELAVCEQNMPLWKYDEWLETYGYGNLPELEEDPEIHRIFESDIPDLGVNGLSIIEEVGTKLENKVEGCVNCGACVEECPEDALTMNDGVATIRSDFCNGSACLRCERVCPQKVFLYEKLFYIEGEEASNL comes from the coding sequence ATGGTAGAATATGCTATAGCAATGGATATAGGTACTAGTGGTATCAGAGCCCAAGCAATAGATATTTCAGATAACAGTACTATATCAACAACAGTTACATTAAGACACCCAATTCCAGGTGCAAATGTAATGGATCACTTACACTTTGCAGTAAATGTTGGAAGAGAACAAGCACACCAATTAATTATGGAAGCTGTAAATAAAGTAGTTGATAATTTAGGAGTGGACAAATCAAAAATTGTAAGATTTGCAGTATGTGGAAACCCTATACAATTATCATTATTCCAAGACATTGAAATAAGAGATTTAGCATTTTGGGGAACCAATGCAGTAGAAAGAATGCATATAACACCTCCAAAAAGAAATGCACAAACAATAAAACCAGGAGATATTGGTTTAGACATAAATCCTGATGCAGATGTATACATACCACCAGCAATTAAACACGAAATAGGAGCAGACGCATTAGCAATGCTTGTGAAATCTGACGTTATAAACAAAGAAGGTATATACCTAGTATCAGACTTTGGTACAAACGCAGAAATCGCATTAGTAATTGATGGTGAAATATACTCATGCTCAGCTGCAGCAGGACCAGCAATGGAAGGTCAAGCAATTGAATGTGGTATGCTAGCTTCTCCAGGAGCAATATCTGACGTTATACCTGAGGGTGACGATTGGAGAAATGAAGTACTAAACAATGACTTAAAAGTAGAAGATTGTGATTTAATCAATGTTAAAACTGGTGAAGTAGTAGAACCAGGAAAAACAGACACAAAAGCAAGAGGTATTACTGGTACTGGTGTAATAGCAGCATACAGTGTTGGTACAGAACAGGGTGTAATATCAATACCTAAGATAAATACACCAGATGAAAAAATTAACTTACAGGATGATGTATACTTATCAGAAAAAGATTTAACAGAAATAGGTAAAGCATTAGGTGCATTCAGAGCAGCACATATAACTTTATGTGTAGAAGCAGGTATAGACTTAGAAGATATTGATGGAGTATACATGGCAGGAGCTTCTGGATTTTATGTAGACCCTCTTAAATCATTAACAGTGGGTCAGATTCCAGCTTGTTCATGGGATATATATCAGATAGGTAACACTTCTCTAGCAATGGCAAGAGATATTGTTGAAAACCCTGATTTACTACAAGAATTACAAGAAATTGCAGATAACATGAGAGGTAACCATATTACATTAGCTACTTCAGAAATTTTTGAAAAAATATATGGTCTGGAATTAGCTGTATGTGAACAAAACATGCCATTATGGAAATATGATGAATGGCTAGAAACCTATGGATATGGTAATCTCCCTGAATTAGAAGAAGACCCTGAAATACACAGAATATTTGAAAGTGATATACCTGATTTAGGTGTAAATGGATTATCTATTATTGAAGAAGTAGGTACAAAACTAGAAAATAAAGTTGAAGGCTGTGTAAACTGTGGTGCATGTGTAGAAGAATGTCCAGAGGATGCTTTAACAATGAATGATGGTGTAGCAACTATTCGTTCTGACTTCTGTAATGGAAGTGCTTGTTTAAGATGTGAAAGAGTCTGTCCACAAAAAGTATTCTTATATGAAAAATTATTCTACATTGAAGGAGAAGAAGCATCTAACTTATAA
- a CDS encoding AAA family ATPase, producing MKEIDEINKKLEEHNYISNDQINTTLFLAFKLKKPILIEGPPGTGKTELAKTIADSFDRDFFRIQCYEGITFEQVVGEWNYQKQLLYLELARENKEDMTIFSDEFFIQRPLLTAFSNDKPSVLLIDEIDKADEELESFLLQALGEQQITVNDLDTFDLQNDLIVVLTSNAQRTLLDETKDRCLYLYIDYPDYDREVNIINKRVPLAEPNLINDVVEKTQKIRKLDLSKKPSIRATVDWVRSLIALNEIPPTREALENTLNVIAKNEDDKEKIINEVLNKL from the coding sequence ATGAAAGAAATAGACGAAATCAACAAAAAATTAGAGGAACATAATTATATCTCTAATGATCAAATTAATACAACATTATTTTTAGCATTTAAACTAAAAAAACCAATACTCATAGAAGGACCACCAGGAACCGGTAAAACAGAACTAGCAAAAACAATAGCAGATAGTTTTGATAGAGATTTCTTTAGAATTCAATGCTATGAAGGAATTACCTTTGAGCAAGTTGTAGGAGAGTGGAATTATCAGAAACAATTATTATATCTAGAACTAGCTAGAGAGAATAAAGAAGACATGACAATATTTTCTGATGAATTCTTCATACAAAGACCATTACTAACCGCATTTAGTAATGATAAACCATCAGTACTGTTAATAGATGAAATTGATAAAGCTGATGAAGAACTAGAAAGCTTCCTATTACAGGCTCTAGGAGAACAACAAATTACTGTAAATGATTTAGATACCTTTGATTTACAGAATGATTTAATAGTTGTACTTACTTCAAATGCACAGCGTACATTACTTGATGAAACTAAGGACAGATGTCTTTACTTATATATTGATTATCCAGATTATGATCGTGAGGTAAATATTATTAATAAACGAGTTCCGTTAGCAGAACCTAACCTCATCAATGATGTTGTGGAAAAAACACAAAAAATAAGGAAGTTAGATTTGTCAAAAAAGCCATCCATAAGAGCAACAGTTGATTGGGTTAGATCATTAATTGCATTAAACGAAATCCCACCGACACGTGAGGCTCTTGAAAATACGTTGAATGTTATTGCAAAAAATGAGGATGATAAAGAAAAAATTATCAATGAAGTTCTTAATAAACTTTAA
- the mtaC gene encoding methanol--corrinoid protein MtaC, producing MVDRLIEYMNKLDDYEKIAIRYNVKIEGPALKPEDDPEVIEILPKEEGTQRTLALDVLYGDKDKCDADTEKALEDGADPIDLINNALMKGMDGVSALYTKGEFFLPDLMLAGDAMMSGVAICEKKLGHKADSKATVCCCAVEGDPHDIGKNLIVMFLNANGYNAVDLGRDVPTPDVVKAAEENKPVLITATALMTTTMTAFGKIVAALQEAGIDTPIGCGGGAVRRDFVEESPQTFYGVEAYHVPKIADAIVDDGKTWEDIRNEYADIVGEYVAAYS from the coding sequence ATGGTAGATAGATTAATTGAATATATGAATAAGTTAGATGATTACGAAAAAATCGCAATCAGATATAATGTAAAAATTGAAGGTCCTGCTCTTAAGCCTGAGGATGACCCAGAGGTAATTGAAATTTTACCTAAGGAAGAAGGTACACAGAGAACATTAGCTCTAGATGTATTGTATGGTGATAAAGATAAATGTGATGCAGACACAGAAAAAGCTCTGGAAGATGGTGCAGATCCAATAGATCTTATTAACAATGCTTTAATGAAAGGTATGGATGGTGTAAGTGCATTATATACTAAAGGTGAATTCTTCTTACCTGATTTAATGCTTGCTGGTGACGCAATGATGTCTGGTGTAGCAATCTGTGAGAAAAAACTAGGACACAAAGCAGATTCTAAAGCAACAGTATGTTGTTGTGCAGTAGAAGGAGACCCTCACGACATTGGTAAAAACTTAATTGTTATGTTCTTAAACGCAAATGGTTACAATGCCGTAGACCTTGGTCGTGACGTACCTACACCTGATGTTGTAAAAGCAGCAGAAGAAAACAAACCTGTACTAATAACTGCAACAGCTTTAATGACAACAACCATGACAGCATTTGGTAAAATTGTAGCTGCATTACAAGAAGCAGGAATTGACACACCTATAGGTTGTGGTGGAGGAGCTGTACGTCGTGACTTTGTAGAAGAAAGTCCACAAACGTTCTATGGTGTAGAAGCATACCACGTACCAAAGATTGCAGATGCAATTGTAGACGATGGTAAAACATGGGAAGATATCAGAAATGAATATGCTGATATTGTAGGAGAATATGTGGCAGCATATTCCTAA
- a CDS encoding ATP-binding cassette domain-containing protein — protein MKYAIETHDLVKVYDNNFKAVDNLNLFIENKTIGGILGPNGAGKTTSIKMLTCLIPKTSGEAKVAGFDITTQPDKVREKIGMVPQKVSLYDDLTVRENVELCADFYNVDQKTKEQKIDDLLELVDIKYAQDKYIKHLSGGMQQKTSVAASLIHNPDLLFLDEPTVGLDPTTKRVLWDLMIDLNDQGHTIILCSHDMYEVDKICDNINIIDSGKVVASNTPQGLKDDLLRNREENNQRIRNIILDLEEEDEDANAEEIKELRASLTDEDEEITVLVSNITEEMINAVRELDVVKYAEYIGNGRLNISLKRSETSVNHVITAILSNGGNIASIKTNDPTLEDVFVSITAKKRREIKDGD, from the coding sequence ATGAAATATGCTATTGAAACTCATGACTTGGTAAAAGTCTATGATAACAATTTTAAAGCAGTAGATAATCTTAATCTATTCATTGAAAATAAAACTATTGGTGGAATACTTGGACCAAATGGTGCAGGTAAAACAACCTCAATAAAAATGTTAACATGTCTTATTCCTAAAACCAGCGGTGAAGCAAAAGTAGCTGGCTTTGATATTACAACTCAACCTGATAAAGTTCGAGAAAAAATAGGAATGGTACCTCAAAAGGTAAGCTTATACGATGATTTAACAGTACGGGAAAATGTTGAATTATGTGCAGATTTCTATAATGTTGATCAAAAAACTAAAGAACAGAAGATTGATGATTTACTTGAATTAGTTGATATTAAATATGCTCAGGATAAATACATAAAACATTTATCTGGTGGAATGCAACAAAAAACATCAGTTGCTGCAAGTTTAATACATAATCCAGATTTACTCTTTTTAGATGAACCTACAGTAGGTTTAGACCCAACCACTAAAAGAGTATTATGGGACTTAATGATAGACTTAAATGATCAAGGACACACAATTATCTTATGTTCACACGACATGTATGAAGTAGATAAAATATGTGATAACATTAACATCATAGACTCTGGTAAAGTAGTTGCAAGCAATACTCCTCAAGGACTTAAAGATGATTTATTAAGAAACAGGGAAGAAAATAATCAAAGAATTAGAAACATCATCCTAGATTTAGAGGAAGAAGATGAAGATGCAAATGCTGAAGAAATCAAGGAATTAAGAGCATCATTAACTGATGAAGACGAGGAAATCACAGTATTAGTATCTAACATCACAGAGGAAATGATTAATGCTGTTCGAGAGTTAGACGTAGTAAAATACGCAGAATATATAGGTAATGGAAGATTAAATATTTCATTAAAACGTTCTGAAACTTCTGTTAACCACGTAATAACAGCTATATTAAGTAATGGTGGAAATATAGCATCAATAAAAACAAACGACCCTACATTAGAAGATGTATTTGTATCCATTACAGCTAAAAAACGAAGGGAGATTAAAGATGGAGATTAA
- a CDS encoding HAD family hydrolase, with the protein MKSIVFDNAGTILERVTALLDMSTKKILFETNTIGITNQKNDRIIVVIQTPTPEIIKEHGTIHDFLKEHPTQFEISYSHERFSKNDVINAVCNDKSSIEDIKTSAKSLIDKYNIEICSGSALIIDMKKGRIDYVYTAGGMFFKDTRNVIDYINKLGLNIYIVSGDNKQSLSKIASILNIPQSNIFDTRDMRGKQEIVEMLQKNGNYVYMVGNNTNDQLAIKQANCGILTLEQGETVPDSLIKSSDYTINSIIEVIHILKED; encoded by the coding sequence ATGAAATCAATAGTTTTTGATAATGCTGGTACAATACTAGAACGAGTAACAGCACTACTTGATATGTCCACTAAAAAAATTCTTTTTGAAACAAATACTATAGGTATCACTAATCAAAAAAATGATAGAATTATAGTTGTAATACAAACACCAACTCCTGAAATAATAAAAGAACATGGAACAATACATGATTTTTTAAAAGAACATCCAACACAATTTGAGATAAGTTATTCACATGAAAGATTCTCCAAGAATGATGTGATTAATGCAGTGTGTAATGATAAATCATCAATAGAGGATATTAAAACGTCTGCAAAATCATTAATCGATAAGTATAATATTGAAATCTGTAGCGGGTCTGCACTGATTATTGACATGAAAAAAGGTAGAATTGATTATGTATATACTGCAGGAGGAATGTTTTTTAAAGATACAAGAAATGTCATAGATTACATAAATAAATTAGGCCTGAATATTTACATAGTATCTGGTGATAATAAACAATCACTAAGTAAGATAGCCTCTATTTTAAACATACCTCAAAGTAATATATTTGATACAAGGGACATGAGGGGTAAACAGGAAATAGTTGAAATGTTACAAAAAAATGGAAACTATGTATACATGGTGGGTAACAATACAAATGATCAACTAGCAATAAAACAAGCAAACTGTGGAATACTTACATTAGAACAGGGTGAAACTGTACCCGATTCCTTAATAAAATCATCTGATTATACTATCAATTCTATCATTGAAGTAATTCATATATTAAAAGAAGATTAA
- a CDS encoding DUF362 domain-containing protein — MTNEVYLIDVTNKSEDNIPQKIQTLYETTQFNDRIQKNDNIAIKTQFIESRDTTYIKPEYIEPIIESIKEKEASPFLTDTNTLFNGKRSNTDKHLEAANEKGFFDLNIPLIIANNTPADEIEVKISKAVFDKVKVAKEIYDSDAMIVISHITGHTLTGYSGAIKNTGSGCATRNGKIEQHKLAAPFISRIACLACNVCIDLCPEEAITVDSIAHIDYDKCIGCNNCISDCPTDAIKLNKIKSEEYMKAVTEYAYGAIENKKDKTLYINILLNINPDSDCNSYDQNPIVDDIGILASYNPVAIDQASYDLINKQEGNENSMLKNNHDPEKDKFKGLWRNIDSYFQFDYGDEIGLGSKKYNLIKI, encoded by the coding sequence ATGACAAATGAAGTATACTTAATTGATGTAACAAACAAATCCGAGGACAATATACCACAAAAAATACAGACATTATACGAAACAACACAGTTCAACGATAGAATCCAAAAAAATGACAATATAGCAATAAAAACACAATTCATTGAATCACGTGATACAACATACATCAAACCAGAATATATAGAACCTATTATAGAATCAATAAAAGAAAAGGAAGCATCACCCTTTTTAACTGATACTAACACACTATTCAATGGAAAACGAAGTAATACCGATAAACATTTAGAAGCAGCAAACGAAAAGGGTTTTTTTGATTTAAACATTCCATTAATTATAGCTAACAATACACCAGCCGATGAAATAGAAGTAAAAATCAGTAAAGCAGTATTTGATAAAGTCAAAGTAGCAAAAGAAATATATGACAGTGATGCAATGATTGTAATATCCCACATAACAGGGCATACATTAACCGGATATAGTGGAGCAATAAAAAATACAGGTTCAGGGTGTGCAACAAGAAATGGTAAAATAGAACAACATAAACTAGCAGCACCCTTCATATCAAGAATAGCATGCCTAGCATGTAATGTATGTATTGACTTATGCCCGGAAGAAGCCATAACAGTCGACTCAATTGCACATATTGACTATGATAAATGCATAGGATGTAATAATTGTATAAGTGACTGTCCGACAGATGCAATTAAACTAAACAAAATAAAATCAGAGGAATACATGAAAGCAGTGACCGAATACGCATATGGAGCAATAGAAAATAAAAAAGACAAAACATTATACATAAACATTTTACTTAACATTAATCCAGACAGTGATTGTAACTCCTATGACCAGAATCCAATCGTTGATGACATAGGAATTCTGGCAAGTTATAATCCTGTAGCAATAGATCAGGCAAGTTATGATTTGATAAACAAACAAGAAGGAAATGAAAACTCAATGCTTAAAAATAATCATGACCCTGAAAAAGATAAATTTAAGGGATTATGGCGTAATATTGACTCCTATTTCCAATTTGATTATGGTGATGAAATAGGATTAGGAAGTAAAAAATATAACTTAATCAAAATATAA
- the mtaB gene encoding methanol--corrinoid protein co-methyltransferase MtaB has protein sequence MVTKRFTKMENKSADDLVFGKAAHPVEYGFDVKLGVGEVVPNIKVAPAEGSETSVEGMVATTKNIAFSACDRAAAIGLPTLQIEQEHVAQQTKSREISEKTTAIQVEQLEQFHDKYGAKASLMSTVADIREEDMGGLRGSDFDVAMDESFEACAENGASILCVETIGGKVVSDYGISRGDIRAILYGIGLLGSIDMEYMWTKISDIASKYSYCVPGGDTDCAQANTAMFLAGGLTSKNVSHTLAAVARAISGARSLVAVEAGAVGPLKDCGYENPIVKAVAGVPICAEGKNATCAHSDLMGNLACAVVDCWSNESVYNREEMGGPTTGVWLQSLGYECALMNTATKINKAEELRDMYTLADKYRDPQALVLAYDNAYRIGEAIVAEGEDIYLRARAAGLEGISIINEAVDAKKLYLTRFERDSLDSAQKTIEQLPEDKDKFAKACIKRYSRKVKEHDPSQYEL, from the coding sequence ATGGTAACAAAACGTTTTACAAAAATGGAAAACAAATCAGCAGATGATTTAGTATTTGGAAAAGCAGCACATCCTGTAGAATATGGATTTGATGTTAAATTAGGTGTAGGAGAAGTAGTTCCTAACATTAAAGTAGCACCAGCTGAAGGATCAGAAACAAGTGTTGAAGGAATGGTAGCAACAACAAAAAACATAGCATTCTCCGCTTGTGACCGTGCAGCAGCTATTGGATTACCAACACTTCAGATAGAACAAGAACACGTAGCTCAACAAACAAAAAGCCGAGAAATATCTGAAAAAACAACAGCTATACAAGTTGAACAATTAGAACAATTCCATGACAAATATGGAGCAAAAGCATCCTTAATGTCTACTGTAGCAGATATTCGTGAGGAAGATATGGGTGGACTCAGAGGATCTGACTTTGACGTAGCAATGGATGAATCATTCGAAGCATGTGCAGAAAACGGTGCATCAATCCTATGTGTAGAAACTATTGGTGGTAAAGTAGTATCAGATTACGGTATATCAAGAGGAGATATCCGTGCAATATTATACGGTATAGGATTATTAGGTTCCATAGATATGGAATACATGTGGACAAAAATTTCAGATATAGCAAGTAAATACAGTTACTGTGTACCTGGTGGAGATACAGACTGTGCACAAGCAAACACTGCAATGTTCCTTGCTGGTGGATTAACCAGTAAAAACGTATCACACACACTAGCTGCAGTAGCAAGAGCAATATCTGGAGCAAGAAGTTTAGTAGCAGTTGAAGCTGGAGCAGTAGGACCACTAAAAGACTGTGGATACGAAAACCCTATAGTAAAAGCTGTAGCAGGAGTACCTATCTGTGCAGAAGGTAAAAACGCAACCTGTGCTCACTCAGATTTAATGGGTAACTTAGCATGTGCAGTAGTAGATTGTTGGAGTAACGAATCTGTATACAACAGAGAAGAAATGGGTGGACCAACAACTGGTGTATGGTTACAATCATTAGGTTACGAATGTGCATTAATGAACACTGCAACAAAAATAAACAAAGCAGAAGAATTAAGAGATATGTACACATTAGCAGATAAATACCGAGATCCACAAGCACTCGTTCTTGCATATGATAATGCATACAGAATAGGTGAAGCTATCGTAGCTGAAGGAGAAGATATATACCTCAGAGCACGTGCAGCAGGATTAGAAGGAATCTCAATAATCAACGAAGCAGTTGACGCTAAAAAATTATACTTAACAAGATTTGAAAGAGATAGCCTTGACTCCGCACAAAAAACCATAGAACAACTACCTGAAGACAAAGATAAATTTGCAAAAGCATGTATCAAACGATACAGTAGAAAAGTAAAAGAACACGACCCATCACAATATGAGTTATAA
- the mtaB gene encoding methanol--corrinoid protein co-methyltransferase MtaB translates to MKRFTKMENESADDLIFGKAAHPVEYGIGVKLGVGEVVPNIKVAPAEGSESTVDGMVATCKNIAFAACDRAAAIGLPTVQIEQEHVAQQTKSREISEKTTAVQMEQLEEMHDKYGTNVSLMSTIADIREEDMGGLRGSDFDVMMDESFEACAENGASILCIETIGGKVVSDYGISRGDIRAILYGIGVLGSIDMAYMWPKIVKVASKQSHCVPGGDTDCAQANTAMFLAGGLTSKNVSHTLAAVARAIAGARSLVAVECGATGPTKDCGYENPIVKAISGVPVCAEGKNATCAHSDLMGNLTCGVVDCWSNESVYNREEMGGPTPGVWLQSLGFECALMNTATQIGTAKALRDTYVLADKYRDPQGIVLAYDNAYKIGEAIVAEGEDIYLRSRAAALKGIDLINEAVDQNRILLTRFERDTLDSAQKTIEQLPEDKDKFIKTCIKRYGRKVKEHDPSQYEL, encoded by the coding sequence GTGAAACGTTTTACAAAAATGGAAAATGAATCTGCTGATGACTTAATATTTGGAAAAGCAGCACATCCTGTAGAATATGGGATTGGTGTTAAATTAGGTGTAGGAGAAGTAGTTCCTAACATTAAAGTAGCACCAGCTGAAGGATCAGAGTCAACTGTAGATGGAATGGTAGCAACATGTAAAAATATTGCATTTGCAGCTTGTGACCGTGCAGCAGCTATTGGATTACCAACAGTTCAAATAGAACAAGAACATGTAGCTCAACAGACAAAGAGTCGTGAAATATCTGAAAAAACAACTGCTGTACAGATGGAACAGCTTGAGGAAATGCATGATAAATATGGAACTAATGTCTCATTAATGTCTACCATAGCAGATATTCGTGAGGAAGATATGGGTGGACTCAGAGGATCTGACTTTGATGTAATGATGGATGAATCCTTTGAAGCATGTGCGGAAAATGGTGCATCAATTCTATGTATAGAAACCATTGGTGGTAAAGTAGTATCAGATTATGGTATATCAAGAGGAGATATCCGTGCAATATTATATGGAATAGGTGTACTTGGTTCTATTGACATGGCATATATGTGGCCAAAAATTGTGAAAGTAGCTAGTAAACAAAGCCATTGTGTACCTGGTGGAGACACAGACTGTGCACAGGCAAACACTGCAATGTTCCTTGCTGGTGGATTAACCAGTAAAAACGTATCACATACATTAGCTGCAGTAGCAAGAGCAATTGCAGGAGCAAGAAGTCTAGTAGCAGTTGAATGTGGTGCAACTGGACCAACTAAGGATTGTGGGTATGAAAATCCTATAGTAAAAGCTATTAGTGGTGTTCCAGTATGTGCAGAAGGTAAAAATGCTACATGTGCTCACTCAGATTTAATGGGTAACTTAACCTGTGGTGTGGTTGATTGTTGGAGTAATGAATCTGTATATAACAGAGAAGAAATGGGCGGACCAACTCCTGGTGTATGGTTACAGTCATTAGGTTTTGAATGTGCTTTAATGAACACCGCAACCCAAATAGGTACTGCAAAAGCACTAAGAGATACATATGTATTAGCAGACAAATATAGAGATCCACAAGGTATAGTTTTAGCATATGATAATGCATATAAGATAGGTGAAGCTATAGTGGCTGAAGGAGAAGATATATATCTTAGATCTCGTGCAGCAGCACTTAAGGGTATTGATTTAATAAATGAAGCAGTTGATCAAAATCGTATCTTATTAACTAGATTCGAAAGAGATACTTTAGATTCAGCACAGAAAACTATTGAACAATTACCAGAAGATAAAGACAAATTCATAAAAACATGCATTAAACGTTATGGTAGAAAGGTTAAAGAACATGACCCTTCACAATACGAATTATAA
- a CDS encoding PadR family transcriptional regulator, whose product MDTENKEHESAQTDIINTKFLNSLLRGARNIFLLWLISQKKIHGYGIMNVINEAAVTVPGEKVIHSSTIYPLLHSLENDGLIKSSEELNGNHKVKMYEITDEGVLTLNSIKQFIKERPENAKIISFIDDMIFNDKIFTKTGGE is encoded by the coding sequence GTGGATACAGAAAACAAGGAACATGAATCAGCGCAGACTGATATCATTAACACTAAATTTCTTAATTCACTATTAAGAGGTGCACGTAATATTTTTTTACTATGGTTAATCAGTCAGAAAAAAATACATGGATACGGTATAATGAACGTTATCAATGAAGCTGCTGTAACAGTACCTGGTGAGAAAGTTATACATAGTAGTACCATATACCCATTATTACATTCATTAGAAAATGATGGTCTAATAAAAAGTTCTGAGGAACTTAATGGAAATCATAAAGTTAAAATGTATGAAATTACTGATGAAGGTGTTCTAACATTGAATTCAATTAAACAATTCATTAAAGAAAGACCTGAAAACGCAAAGATAATCTCATTTATTGATGATATGATATTTAATGATAAAATATTTACTAAAACAGGAGGTGAATAG